A genomic region of Dreissena polymorpha isolate Duluth1 chromosome 4, UMN_Dpol_1.0, whole genome shotgun sequence contains the following coding sequences:
- the LOC127878831 gene encoding protein starmaker-like, with protein sequence MPDHAIISALNDAKRLTNVKSITNTKSLTDAKSRTDDNSRTDSNSRTGAKRCIDSNSSTDAKRRTDAKSGTDAKSRTDAKSRTDFNSSTDAKSGTDSNSSTDAKSRTDAKCGTDAKSGTGAKSGTGAKSGTGAKSGTDSKSGTDAKSGTDARSRTDAKSRTDDKSGTDDKSGTDSNSSTGAKSHTDAKRHTDAKSLTDVKSHTDNKSHTDAKRHTDAKSYTDARSHTDAKSHTDAKSRPDTKNHTDTKSCTDAKILTDSKSHTDAKSRTDAKSRSDAKSRTDAKSGTDDKSGTDSNSSTGAKSHTDAKSHTDSKSLTDVKSHTDDKSQTDAKRQTDAKNYTDAKSHTDAKSRTDAKSRTDAKSVTDAKSHADANSRTDAKSHTGVKSRTDAKSRTDVKNTDVKRLIDDESLNDDKGIDVSQEPH encoded by the coding sequence ATGCCAGATCATGCAATTATTTCAGCTCTCAATGACGCCAAGAGGCTCACTAATGTAAAGAGCATCACAAATACAAAGAGCCTCACTGATGCCAAGAGCCGCACTGATGACAATAGCCGCACTGATTCCAATAGCCGCACTGGTGCCAAAAGATGCATTGATTCCAATAGCAGCACTGATGCCAAGAGACGCACTGATGCCAAGAGCGGCACTGATGCCAAGAGCCGCACTGATGCCAAGAGCCGCACTGATTTCAATAGCAGCACTGATGCCAAGAGCGGCACTGATTCCAATAGCAGCACTGATGCCAAGAGTCGCACTGATGCCAAGTGCGGCACTGATGCCAAGAGCGGCACTGGTGCCAAGAGCGGCACTGGTGCCAAGAGCGGCACTGGTGCCAAGAGCGGCACTGATTCCAAGAGCGGCACTGATGCCAAGAGCGGCACTGATGCAAGGAGCCGCACTGATGCTAAGAGCCGCACTGATGACAAGAGCGGCACTGATGACAAGAGCGGCACTGATTCAAATAGCAGCACTGGTGCCAAGAGCCACACTGATGCCAAGAGACACACTGATGCCAAGAGTCTCACTGATGTCAAGAGCCACACTGACAACAAGAGCCACACTGATGCCAAAAGACACACTGATGCCAAGAGCTACACTGATGCTAGGAGCCACACTGATGCCAAAAGCCACACTGATGCCAAAAGCCGCCCTGATACCAAGAACCACACTGATACCAAAAGCTGCACTGATGCCAAGATTCTCACTGATTCCAAGAGCCACACTGATGCCAAAAGCCGCACTGATGCCAAGAGCCGCTCTGATGCCAAGAGCCGCACTGATGCAAAGAGCGGCACTGATGACAAGAGCGGCACTGATTCAAATAGCAGCACTGGTGCCAAGAGCCACACTGATGCCAAGAGCCACACTGATTCCAAGAGTCTCACTGATGTCAAGAGCCACACTGACGACAAGAGCCAAACTGATGCCAAAAGACAAACTGATGCCAAGAACTACACTGATGCTAAGAGCCACACTGATGCCAAAAGCCGCACTGATGCCAAGAGCCGCACTGATGCCAAGAGTGTCACTGATGCCAAGAGCCACGCTGATGCCAACAGTCGCACTGATGCCAAGAGCCACACTGGTGTCAAGAGCCGCACTGATGCCAAGAGCCGCACTGATGTTAAGAACACCGATGTCAAGAGATTGATTGATGACGAGAGCCTAAATGACGATAAGGGCATTGATGTTTCACAAGAGCCTCACTGA